In bacterium, the following are encoded in one genomic region:
- a CDS encoding ATP-binding protein, producing the protein MINRVTLKNFGPLVDIDWNDLGPINLVIGGNGAGKTFLLKALYTAMRTIELNKRGVEPRDERRILYDNLFWTFQTSRVGDLVTKGYTELVFSLLFGKKKFSYTFGRETLKQIQILDNNIPARSTNSVFLPAKEVLSFQHIVARIKEDYREYGFDSTYIDLAKALDIMPMRGRNFGEFAQARDDLKDLIGGRIWYDKDSKRWYFYNKKNQKFEIGVTAEGVKKISIFDILLGNRYLRRESIVFIDEPEAALHPEAISKFLEILSLLAEGGIQLFLASHSYFVIKKLLLVAKEKKMSIPVLSHSSDEGWTCGDLNKGMPANPIIKESIKLYKEEVWSGAK; encoded by the coding sequence ATGATAAATCGAGTGACGCTAAAAAACTTTGGGCCATTGGTCGATATCGACTGGAATGATTTGGGACCGATAAATCTTGTGATCGGGGGAAATGGTGCAGGTAAGACTTTTCTCCTGAAAGCTCTTTATACAGCCATGCGTACGATTGAGTTAAATAAGAGAGGGGTCGAACCTCGTGACGAACGTAGAATATTATATGATAATTTGTTTTGGACTTTTCAGACGAGTAGGGTTGGTGACCTTGTTACTAAGGGATACACTGAGTTGGTTTTTAGTCTCTTATTTGGGAAGAAAAAATTTTCATACACTTTTGGGAGGGAGACATTAAAGCAAATACAGATACTTGATAATAATATTCCGGCAAGAAGTACAAACTCTGTTTTTTTACCAGCAAAAGAAGTGTTGTCGTTTCAACATATAGTAGCGCGAATTAAAGAAGATTATAGGGAATATGGTTTTGATAGTACTTATATAGATCTTGCCAAGGCTTTAGATATAATGCCAATGAGAGGAAGGAATTTTGGTGAATTTGCACAAGCTCGCGATGATTTAAAAGATCTTATAGGTGGTAGGATATGGTATGATAAAGATAGTAAGCGCTGGTATTTTTACAATAAAAAAAATCAGAAATTCGAAATTGGGGTTACGGCTGAAGGAGTTAAAAAGATTTCTATCTTTGATATTTTGCTTGGAAATAGGTATTTGAGAAGGGAGTCTATTGTTTTTATAGATGAGCCGGAAGCGGCATTACATCCAGAGGCTATATCAAAATTTCTTGAAATATTGTCTCTTCTGGCTGAGGGGGGGATACAATTATTTCTTGCCAGTCATTCATACTTTGTGATAAAAAAACTGTTATTGGTTGCAAAAGAGAAGAAAATGTCTATCCCTGTTCTTTCTCACTCTTCTGACGAGGGATGGACTTGTGGTGATCTTAATAAGGGTATGCCAGCCAATCCAATTATCAAAGAATCGATAAAACTTTACAAAGAAGAAGTTTGGTCGGGGGCAAAATGA
- a CDS encoding glutamate-5-semialdehyde dehydrogenase, producing MDINHLVRDICEKARAAALELGLATTGDKNRALEAIAVALEKDKAAIQAANREDLAAGEKAGLSAAMLDRLTLNDKRMAAMIQGVREVIALKDPVGKVFDSRVRPNGLKIYKLSVPIGVIGIIYESRPNVTVDASILTLKTGNAVILRGGSESIHSNLALAASIGAALEAAGLPRASIQVLPTTDRAAVGALLKMDDLVDLIIPRGGEELIRRVAAESTIPVIKHYNGICHVFVDRAANLDMAVDIVLNAKVQRPGVCNAMETLLVDSAVAEKFLSLVLPRLREAGVRIVGCERTRTFDSRVEPATEEDWKTEYLDLVLSVRVVDGLEQALEHIERYGSRHTDAIVTQNVKTARQFIQRVDSSSVMVNASTRFSDGAQYGLGAEIGISTDKLHARGPMGLEELTTYKWVVVGKGQLRQ from the coding sequence ATGGATATTAACCATCTTGTAAGGGATATCTGCGAGAAAGCCCGCGCGGCCGCGCTCGAACTGGGCCTGGCCACGACCGGGGACAAAAACCGCGCCCTGGAGGCCATCGCCGTGGCCCTGGAGAAAGACAAGGCCGCGATCCAGGCCGCCAACCGTGAGGACCTGGCCGCCGGGGAGAAAGCCGGCCTCAGCGCCGCCATGCTCGACCGCCTCACTCTCAACGACAAGCGCATGGCCGCCATGATCCAGGGCGTGCGCGAGGTGATCGCGCTCAAGGACCCGGTGGGCAAGGTGTTCGACAGCCGTGTGCGGCCCAATGGCCTCAAGATATACAAGTTGAGCGTGCCCATCGGCGTGATCGGGATCATCTACGAGTCGCGGCCCAATGTGACCGTGGATGCCAGCATCCTGACCCTCAAGACCGGCAACGCCGTGATCCTGCGCGGCGGCAGCGAGTCGATCCACAGCAACCTGGCCCTGGCCGCCTCGATAGGGGCGGCGCTGGAAGCCGCCGGCCTGCCCCGGGCGTCGATACAGGTGCTGCCCACCACCGACCGGGCCGCGGTGGGCGCGCTGCTCAAGATGGACGACCTGGTGGACCTGATCATCCCGCGCGGCGGCGAGGAGCTGATCCGGCGCGTGGCGGCCGAGAGCACGATCCCGGTGATCAAGCATTACAACGGCATCTGCCACGTGTTCGTGGACCGTGCGGCCAACCTCGACATGGCCGTGGATATCGTGCTGAACGCCAAGGTCCAGCGCCCCGGGGTCTGCAACGCCATGGAGACCCTGCTCGTGGACTCCGCCGTGGCTGAAAAATTCCTGTCTCTGGTGCTGCCGCGCCTGCGCGAGGCCGGGGTGCGGATCGTGGGCTGCGAGCGCACCCGCACTTTCGACAGCCGGGTGGAGCCGGCCACTGAGGAGGACTGGAAGACCGAATACCTGGACCTGGTGCTCTCGGTGCGGGTGGTGGACGGCCTGGAGCAGGCCCTGGAGCACATCGAGCGCTACGGCTCCCGTCACACGGACGCCATCGTGACCCAGAACGTGAAAACCGCCCGTCAGTTCATCCAGCGGGTGGACTCCTCCTCGGTGATGGTGAATGCCTCGACCCGCTTTTCGGACGGGGCGCAGTATGGGCTGGGGGCGGAGATAGGGATCAGCACGGATAAGCTCCACGCCCGCGGCCCCATGGGCCTGGAGGAGCTGACCACCTACAAGTGGGTGGTGGTGGGCAAGGGGCAGCTCAGGCAGTAG
- a CDS encoding endonuclease domain-containing protein produces MIIKYNPKLKALARELRKNATHAEIMLWQRLRRKQFHNLDFHRQKPIDEFIVDFFCPELKLIVEIDGISHDTKLDQDRQRQGRLEALGFSVARFLDAEVRNNLEGVLLVLEKKTGFG; encoded by the coding sequence ATGATAATCAAGTATAATCCCAAGCTTAAAGCACTGGCCCGGGAGCTGCGGAAAAACGCCACACACGCTGAAATCATGCTCTGGCAGCGCTTAAGGCGCAAGCAATTCCACAACCTCGATTTTCATCGCCAGAAACCAATCGATGAATTCATCGTGGATTTTTTCTGCCCGGAACTGAAATTGATTGTCGAGATAGACGGGATCAGCCACGACACCAAGCTGGACCAGGACAGGCAACGGCAGGGCCGTCTCGAAGCGCTCGGGTTTTCAGTGGCGCGGTTTCTGGATGCAGAGGTGAGAAACAATCTGGAGGGAGTGCTACTGGTGTTGGAGAAAAAGACCGGCTTCGGTTGA
- a CDS encoding polysaccharide deacetylase family protein, which produces MRRGDFFRLAAASLTAAAQPLLGQESSMRKRHLVSLSFDDGFKKSFVRTAEIYEKFGLSACFNVTAAGHRPEVGLKDDNIRQEQIGDFKLWNELAARGHEIMPHGYRHAHLDRLPFEEATGLISDCLAVFENELKGFRAERAVFNFPYNDTTPEISAWLSSRVLAWRCHGEEINPLPHKGMQAIGTGGFGPGNAEADLDSQIEELLSRQSGWLVYNLHGLDEEGWGPVRASYLEKLLARLTRIDSVQVIPTARALWEAGA; this is translated from the coding sequence ATGCGACGCGGAGATTTTTTCAGGCTGGCGGCGGCGAGCCTCACTGCGGCGGCGCAGCCCCTTCTGGGACAGGAAAGCAGCATGCGGAAACGCCACCTGGTGAGCCTGAGCTTCGATGACGGGTTCAAGAAATCCTTTGTCCGCACGGCCGAAATCTACGAGAAATTCGGGCTGAGCGCCTGTTTCAATGTCACCGCCGCCGGGCACCGTCCCGAGGTGGGGCTCAAGGACGACAACATCCGCCAGGAGCAGATCGGCGATTTCAAGCTCTGGAACGAGCTGGCCGCCCGCGGGCACGAGATAATGCCCCACGGCTACCGTCACGCCCACCTTGACCGTCTGCCGTTCGAGGAGGCCACCGGCCTGATCAGCGACTGCCTGGCCGTGTTCGAGAACGAGCTCAAGGGCTTCCGGGCCGAGCGCGCGGTGTTCAATTTCCCGTACAACGACACCACGCCCGAGATTTCAGCCTGGCTTTCCAGCCGGGTGCTGGCCTGGCGCTGCCACGGTGAGGAGATCAACCCGCTGCCGCACAAGGGGATGCAGGCAATCGGCACGGGCGGGTTCGGGCCGGGCAACGCCGAGGCGGATCTGGACTCGCAGATTGAGGAACTGCTCTCACGGCAGAGCGGCTGGCTGGTCTACAACCTTCACGGGCTGGATGAGGAAGGCTGGGGGCCGGTCCGGGCGAGCTACCTGGAGAAGCTGCTGGCCCGTCTGACCAGGATCGACAGCGTGCAGGTGATCCCCACGGCCCGGGCGCTCTGGGAGGCTGGGGCGTGA
- a CDS encoding endo-1,4-beta-xylanase, with protein sequence MNLLRLLTVSVFVLALAAPVAAAEGKAAPLSAGDKALLDQAAANVEKYRKGDIEMVFRDSHDNPLSGTEVEVEQTGHEFLFGCIIFDLVPEEGQPYRPELFKQRFRELFNFAVFPFYWSGYEPQQGMPRWERMQETLEWCRTNGITAKGHPLVWSCDYGRPDWLAQYPPQMIEQFLQARVQNIVGGFRDRIKIWDVVNEPVNVRVWGNPDRREWFPEPLDSVVDYVDKAYRWAAAANPEAHLILNEYYTITQDSTRQRFFDLVKMLQARGTPIRGLGIQSHEPREEWYPPQRVRATFDRLAELGLPLHVTEFIPQSGGKPITGGWRSGTWDEAAQADFAEQFYRLAFGHPAVVSINWWGLSDRDIWQPGGGLVDSEYNPKPVYERLRKLIHEEWHTALTAKTDSRGRLAFRGFFGNYRLKLHLADGRVVVREVQARHDEQNHWEFRLD encoded by the coding sequence ATGAACCTGCTGAGATTGTTGACTGTTTCCGTGTTTGTCCTGGCTCTGGCCGCCCCGGTTGCGGCAGCGGAGGGAAAAGCGGCCCCGCTTTCGGCCGGAGACAAAGCCCTGCTGGACCAGGCCGCGGCCAATGTGGAGAAATACCGCAAGGGCGATATCGAGATGGTGTTCCGGGACTCTCATGACAACCCGCTGTCCGGGACTGAGGTGGAGGTTGAGCAGACCGGCCACGAGTTCCTGTTTGGCTGCATCATTTTCGACCTGGTGCCAGAGGAGGGCCAGCCCTACCGTCCCGAGCTGTTCAAGCAGCGTTTCCGCGAGCTGTTCAATTTCGCCGTGTTCCCGTTCTACTGGAGTGGTTACGAGCCGCAGCAGGGCATGCCGCGCTGGGAACGGATGCAGGAGACCCTTGAATGGTGCCGCACCAACGGGATCACGGCCAAGGGCCACCCGCTGGTCTGGTCCTGCGACTACGGGCGTCCCGACTGGCTGGCGCAGTATCCGCCGCAGATGATCGAGCAGTTCCTCCAGGCCCGGGTGCAGAATATCGTGGGTGGGTTCCGGGACCGGATAAAGATCTGGGACGTGGTCAACGAGCCGGTGAACGTGCGGGTCTGGGGCAACCCGGACCGCCGCGAATGGTTCCCGGAGCCCCTGGACAGCGTGGTGGATTACGTGGACAAGGCCTACCGCTGGGCTGCGGCGGCCAACCCGGAGGCGCACCTGATCCTGAACGAGTACTACACCATCACCCAGGACAGCACCCGGCAAAGGTTTTTCGACCTGGTGAAAATGCTTCAGGCGCGCGGTACGCCGATCCGCGGATTGGGCATCCAGTCGCACGAGCCACGCGAGGAGTGGTACCCACCGCAGCGGGTGCGAGCTACGTTCGACCGTCTGGCCGAACTGGGCCTGCCCCTGCACGTGACCGAGTTCATCCCGCAGTCCGGCGGCAAGCCGATTACCGGCGGCTGGCGCAGCGGCACCTGGGATGAGGCGGCCCAGGCCGATTTCGCCGAGCAGTTCTACCGTCTGGCTTTCGGACACCCGGCCGTGGTCTCGATCAACTGGTGGGGGCTGTCGGACCGCGATATCTGGCAGCCCGGCGGGGGCCTGGTGGACAGCGAATACAATCCCAAACCGGTCTATGAAAGGTTACGCAAGCTTATCCACGAGGAGTGGCACACCGCGCTCACGGCTAAAACCGACAGCCGGGGACGGCTGGCGTTCCGGGGATTTTTCGGGAATTACAGGCTGAAACTGCACCTGGCGGATGGCCGGGTGGTTGTCCGCGAGGTGCAGGCCCGCCACGACGAGCAGAACCACTGGGAGTTCCGGCTGGATTGA